From Syntrophales bacterium, one genomic window encodes:
- a CDS encoding prepilin-type N-terminal cleavage/methylation domain-containing protein, translated as MQKKTKLSSNRGFTLIEIIAVLVILGILAAVAVPKYLDLASEARIKSAQLAVAEVKGRLSSAQAKYMLANNGTAPTSPQLFTYATGASGYVNATNLANVGADYNVVVATGTPIAITVDKVQGTSLTTNVAGTFAGAGD; from the coding sequence ATGCAGAAGAAAACGAAATTAAGCAGTAACAGGGGTTTTACATTAATAGAAATCATCGCCGTTCTGGTGATCCTCGGCATCCTTGCCGCGGTGGCCGTGCCGAAGTATCTCGATCTTGCCAGTGAAGCCAGGATAAAATCCGCACAGTTAGCAGTTGCCGAGGTGAAGGGAAGGCTTTCGAGCGCACAGGCAAAATATATGCTGGCCAACAATGGCACTGCCCCGACCTCCCCGCAGTTGTTCACCTACGCAACAGGGGCAAGTGGATATGTGAATGCCACCAACCTGGCAAATGTCGGCGCCGATTACAACGTGGTCGTGGCAACAGGCACTCCGATCGCCATTACTGTTGACAAAGTGCAAGGCACCTCCCTTACTACCAATGTTGCCGGCACCTTCGCAGGGGCAGGGGACTAA